One window of the Periophthalmus magnuspinnatus isolate fPerMag1 chromosome 6, fPerMag1.2.pri, whole genome shotgun sequence genome contains the following:
- the agk gene encoding acylglycerol kinase, mitochondrial — MARVVKVFRTLRNHWKKSTFAFCVLSYGGHWLYGKHCDNLLRREACLEAREFGRQLIGSQERLKKATVILNPAASRGKANNLFEKNAAPILHLAGVDITIVKTDYEGQAKKLIELMEQTDMLIVAGGDGTLQEVITGLLRRPDQEKFSNTPIGYIPLGSHNSLSPSLHLLSDNQVKHIISATLSILKGETVPLDVLQIKGDKEQPVFALMGLRWGAFRDVASSISKYWYLGPLKTKAAHWFKTLREWPLVREVTISYLPPNLRPPDLPPQKPHRPSLLHRIIRRLKNYWNPPVEEPPKIEEPEKWEEKKLSTYELCIHTHNKNPITRRIYDSLMISAEPDDFTVSEFITVGSKKDEDPNIFTKASTELEASACMLQLPEGTGGFYNIDNEEYEAMPVEVRLLPRKLHFFISAERRSQLETQ, encoded by the exons ATGGCCCGAGTTGTTAAAGTGTTTCGGACTCTTCGGAACCACTGGAAAAAGTCTACATTTGCTTTTTGCGTCCTGTCATATGGAGGACACTGGCTGTATGGAAAGCACTG TGATAATCTCCTGCGGAGGGAGGCCTGTTTAGAGGCCAGG GAGTTTGGACGCCAACTTATTGGCTCACAAGAGCGACTCAAAAAAGCTACTGTTATCTTAAACCCTGCAGCTTCCAGAGG AAAAGCCAACAATCTTTTTGAGAAGAATGCAGCTCCTATCTTACACTTAGCCGGAGTTGACATTACCATCGTCAAG ACAGACTATGAAGGACAAGCCAAAAAATTAATAGAATTGATGGAACAGACTGACATGTTAATTGTTGCTGGAGGTGATGGAACATTGCAGGAAGTGATTACGGGATTACTACGTAGACCAGACCAG GAAAAATTCAGTAACACACCTATTGGGTACATTCCACTTGGGTCTCACAACTCTCTGAGCCCAAGTCTTCATCTCCTCAGTGACAACCAAGTCAA ACATATTATTTCGGCTACACTTTCGATTCTAAAAGGAGAAACAGTGCCCCTTGATGTTCTGCAAATCAAA GGAGACAAGGAGCAGCCAGTATTTGCTCTCATGGGACTCCGATGGGGAGCTTTCAGAGATGTAGCCTCAAGTATAAGCAA atACTGGTATCTTGGGCCACTGAAGACAAAAGCAGCACACTGGTTTAAAACATTGCGG GAGTGGCCTTTAGTACGAGAAGTTACAATATCATATTTGCCACCCAATCTTCGCCCCCCTGACTTACCCCCTCAGAAACCCCACAGGCCTAGTTTGCTGCACCGCATCATAAGAAGGTTAAAAAACTACTGGAATCCACCAGTTGAAG AGCCTCCAAAAATCGAAGAGCCTGAGAAGTGGGAAGAGAAAAAGTTGTCCACCTATGAGCTATGCATTCATACACACAACAAAAATCCAATTACAAGg CGGATTTATGACTCCTTGATGATCTCTGCAGAGCCTGATGACTTCACTGTGAGCGAGTTCATCACAGTTGG ATCCAAAAAAGATGAAGACCCAAATATATTTACTAAGGCTTCAACAGAACTGGAAGCAAGTGCATGCATGCTGCAGCTGCCTGAG GGAACTGGTGGTTTCTATAACATAGACAATGAAGAGTATGAGGCCATGCCAGTGGAAGTACGGCTGTTGCCAAGGAAACTGCATTTCTTTATTAGTGCAGAGCGCCGGAGCCAGCTAGAAACGCAGTGA